In Silene latifolia isolate original U9 population chromosome 3, ASM4854445v1, whole genome shotgun sequence, a single window of DNA contains:
- the LOC141647074 gene encoding 9-cis-epoxycarotenoid dioxygenase NCED2, chloroplastic-like, protein MDMGFTGAVASTSSSSNTSVWVKPSSKINPVKIPNYKNCSLQQTKVFDSLTLITPEKTSPQLLKTTVRKNLWDPLRKAASTALDAVERTLNTWERTTPLPSTSDPTVQIAGNFAPVPEQPVIHDLSVTGEIPSCITGAYVRNGANPLHEPLAGHHLFDGDGMIHTVHFQSDGSASYACRFTETNRLVQERELGRPIFPKSIGELHGHTGIGRLALFYIRALMGLLDQNNGTGVANAGVVFFNNRLLAMSEDDIPYHVKVTPTGDLITEGRYNFEGQLTSTMIAHPKVDPISGELFALSYDVIKRPYLKYFWFDTDGRKSPDVGIELDSPTMIHDFAITENYVVVPDSQVVFKLSEMITGGSPVVYDKKKTSRFGILRKYAKNSDEMVWIDVPDCFCFHLWNSWEEPETDEIVVIGSCMTPADSIFNECHENLTSVLSEIRLNLKTGKSTRREILSGSDQVNLEAGMVNRNKLGRKTRFVYLAIAEPWPKVSGFAKVDLFTGKINKFIYGSEKYGGEPLFLPRDVNSINEDDGHILVFVHDETNSVSELQIVNAMSMELVATVKLPSRVPYGFHGTFITAKDLLGQA, encoded by the coding sequence ATGGATATGGGTTTTACGGGTGCGGTAGCAAgtactagtagtagtagtaatactaGTGTATGGGTAAAACCGTCTAGTAAAATTAACCCAGTTAAAATTCCCAATTACAAAAATTGTTCATTACAGCAAACAAAAGTGTTTGACTCTCTTACACTTATCACACCAGAGAAAACTTCACCCCAACTACTGAAAACAACCGTTAGAAAAAATCTATGGGACCCGTTACGGAAGGCGGCCTCGACCGCCTTAGACGCGGTCGAAAGAACATTGAATACTTGGGAGAGAACTACACCATTGCCAAGTACATCTGATCCAACGGTCCAAATTGCGGGGAATTTCGCTCCGGTACCAGAGCAACCCGTTATACATGATTTATCGGTAACCGGGGAGATACCGAGTTGTATAACGGGTGCGTATGTGCGTAACGGGGCTAACCCGTTACATGAACCGTTAGCCGGTCACCATCTTTTTGACGGTGATGGGATGATTCATACGGTACATTTTCAATCCGATGGGTCGGCAAGTTACGCTTGCCGGTTCACTGAAACGAACCGGTTGGTTCAAGAACGGGAATTGGGCCGGCCCATTTTTCCTAAGTCCATTGGTGAGTTACATGGTCATACCGGTATTGGACGGTTAGCGTTGTTTTATATCCGTGCGTTGATGGGCTTGTTGGACCAAAATAACGGCACCGGCGTTGCTAACGCTGGTGTCGTGTTTTTTAATAATCGTCTTCTGGCTATGTCAGAAGACGACATTCCTTACCACGTTAAGGTCACCCCAACGGGTGACCTTATAACGGAGGGTAGGTACAATTTTGAAGGACAACTTACGTCCACTATGATCGCTCACCCTAAGGTCGATCCAATTTCGGGTGAGTTATTTGCATTAAGTTATGACGTTATTAAGAGACCGTATCTGAAGTACTTCTGGTTCGATACCGACGGCAGGAAATCTCCTGACGTCGGTATTGAACTCGACTCGCCAACAATGATTCACGATTTCGCTATTACCGAGAATTATGTTGTGGTCCCGGATAGTCAGGTAGTGTTTAAGTTGTCTGAGATGATAACGGGAGGTTCTCCAGTTGTCtacgacaaaaagaaaacctcccGTTTCGGAATTCTTCGCAAGTATGCGAAGAATTCCGATGAAATGGTGTGGATTGATGTACCAGATTGTTTTTGCTTTCATCTATGGAATTCCTGGGAAGAACCCGAAACCGACGAGATTGTCGTAATCGGGTCATGTATGACGCCCGCGGATTCGATTTTCAACGAATGCCACGAGAATTTGACGAGTGTGTTATCGGAAATCAGGTTAAATTTAAAAACGGGTAAATCGACCCGTAGGGAGATTTTATCGGGTTCGGATCAGGTGAACCTGGAAGCGGGTATGGTTAATAGGAACAAATTAGGTAGAAAAACCCGGTTTGTGTACTTGGCAATTGCTGAACCGTGGCCTAAGGTGTCCGGTTTTGCTAAGGTTGATTTATTTACCGGGAAAATAAATAAGTTTATTTACGGCAGTGAAAAATACGGGGGTGAACCGTTATTTTTACCACGAGACGTAAATTCAATCAACGAGGATGACGGACATATACTTGTATTCGTTCACGATGAGACGAACTCGGTTTCGGAGCTCCAAATTGTGAATGCCATGAGTATGGAACTCGTGGCAACCGTAAAACTTCCTTCAAGAGTTCCGTATGGTTTTCATGGTACTTTTATTACTGCTAAGGATTTACTTGGACAAGCTTAG
- the LOC141647075 gene encoding glycolate oxidase has translation MGEITNINEYEAIAKQKLPKMVYDYYASGSEDQWSLSENRNAFSRILFRPRILIDVTNIDMTTTVLGFKITMPIMIAPTGMQKMAHPEGEYATARASSAAGTIMTLSTWATSSVEEVASTGPGIRFFQLYVYKDRNVVAQLVRNAEKAGFKAIVLTVDTPRLGHREADIKNRFVIPPFLTLKNFEGLDLGKTNQGNDPSFASYAAGQVDQSLSWKDVKWLQTISSLPILVKGILTEEDARLAVQHGADGIIVSNHGARQLNYVPATIMALEEVVKGVQGRIPVFMDGGIRRGTDVFKALALGAAGVFIGRPVLFSLAAEGETGVRKVLQMLRDEFELTMALNGCRSLKEITRAHIMTEWDYPRLSRPVSRS, from the exons ATGGGTGAGATCACTAATATTAATGAGTATGAAGCAATTGCAAAGCAGAAATTGCCTAAGATGGTCTATGATTATTATGCATCCGGTTCTGAGGACCAGTGGAGTTTGTCTGAGAACCGAAATGctttttccaggatcct GTTTCGGCCACGAATTCTGATTGATGTTACCAATATAGACATGACAACAACTGTGCTAGGATTCAAGATCACCATGCCTATCATGATTGCCCCAACTGGCATGCAAAAGATGGCACACCCTGAAG GAGAGTATGCAACAGCGCGTGCCTCATCTGCAGCTGGAACTATCATG ACATTATCGACATGGGCTACGTCTAGTGTGGAAGAGGTTGCTTCGACAGGACCAGGAATCCGTTTTTTCCAGCTCTAT GTGTACAAGGACAGGAATGTAGTTGCTCAGCTAGTGAGGAATGCTGAAAAGGCTGGCTTTAAGGCAATTGTCTTAACTGTTGATACACCGAGATTGGGACATAGAGAAGCTGACATCAAGAACAG GTTTGTTATTCCGCCTTTTCTGACACTGAAGAATTTTGAGGGTCTTGACCTTGGCAAGACGAACCAA GGAAATGACCCTAGTTTCGCGTCCTATGCTGCAGGCCAGGTTGATCAATCACTGAGCTGGAAG GATGTGAAATGGCTTCAGACGATAAGCAGCCTCCCGATTCTTGTGAAGGGTATACTCACTGAAGAGGATG CGAGACTTGCTGTACAACATGGTGCAGACGGTATTATAGTATCAAACCATGGAGCTCGCCAACTCAATTATGTTCCCGCTACTATAATGGCTCTCGAAGAGGTTGTGAAAGGGGTACAAGGACGGATTCCAGTGTTTATGGATGGTGGTATTCGTCGTGGAACAGATGTTTTCAAAGCGTTGGCCTTAGGAGCCGCTGGTGTATTT ATTGGAAGGCCAGTTCTGTTCTCCCTTGCTGCAGAAGGAGAGACAGGAGTCAGAAAAGTCCTTCAAATGTTACGGGATGAGTTCGAGCTGACTATGGCACTCAATGGCTGTCGCTCGCTCAAAGAAATCACCCGCGCCCATATTATGACCGAGTGGGATTATCCTCGCCTTTCTCGTCCTGTATCCAGGTCATAA